One window of Dendropsophus ebraccatus isolate aDenEbr1 chromosome 13, aDenEbr1.pat, whole genome shotgun sequence genomic DNA carries:
- the LOC138770387 gene encoding uncharacterized protein isoform X2, producing MAKSSDSDGGHTTERLAYKLTECITIVDNRGYTTIKDEENGQIYAQLGNFLPLNQKVTWEKDFVSIMSKVEDSDKEPNYSDFIVPIFVCSVKKTMTDEESLLLKTLFRNCRDLTGVYPIVVLTHKSSNPSYSHLDVIFKGAGAEQIHAVENYTLQDTMKTRGRCHDLLAVIGNALDDVKFRMNQPRNPVEERIDRKKFLMKFAYEFTVAQKLREVALAYELKTAQKLKEAAQEYERKIVERERDATKKENQRLRAAASKMWFGRFPD from the exons ATGGCCAAATCTTCAGATTCTGATGGTGGGCACACAACAGAGAGACTGGCCTATAAGCTGACTGAATGCATTACTATTGTCGACAACAGAGGATATACAACGATAAAGGACGAAGAGAATGGACAAATATATGCTCAGCTGG GTAATTTTCTTCCCCTTAACCAGAAGGTGACATGGGAAAAAGATTTTGTTTCTATAATGTCCAAAGTGGAAGATTCAGATAAGGAACCAAACTATTCAGACTTCATTGTTCCTATATTTGTTTGTAG TGTGAAGAAGACCATGACAGATGAAGAAAGTTTACTCCTGAAAACATTATTCAGGAATTGCAGAGATCTAACAG GAGTATATCCCATAGTTGTTCTTACTCACAAAAGTAGTAACCCTTCTTACAGTCATTTGGAcgtaatatttaaaggggctgGTGCGGAACAAATCCACGCTGTTGAGAATTATACCTTACAAGACACCATGAAGACACGAGGAAGATGCCACGATTTGCTGGCAGTTATTGGAAATGCGTTGGATGATGTAAAATTCCGCATGAACCAGCCAAGAAATCCAGTAGAAGAAAGGATAGACCGGAAGAAATTCCTGATGAAATTTGCATATGAATTCACAGTGGCACAAAAACTGAGAGAAGTCGCATTGGCATATGAATTAAAAACTGCACAAAAACTGAAAGAAGCCGCACAGGAATATGAAAGAAAAATTGTAGAAAGGGAGAGAGAtgctacaaaaaaagaaaaccaaagACTGAGAGCGGCAGCAAGCAAAATGTGGTTTGGAAGATTTCCAGACTAA
- the LOC138770387 gene encoding uncharacterized protein isoform X3 yields MADGGRHESGNFLPLNQKVTWEKDFVSIMSKVEDSDKEPNYSDFIVPIFVCSVKKTMTDEESLLLKTLFRNCRDLTGVYPIVVLTHKSSNPSYSHLDVIFKGAGAEQIHAVENYTLQDTMKTRGRCHDLLAVIGNALDDVKFRMNQPRNPVEERIDRKKFLMKFAYEFTVAQKLREVALAYELKTAQKLKEAAQEYERKIVERERDATKKENQRLRAAASKMWFGRFPD; encoded by the exons GTAATTTTCTTCCCCTTAACCAGAAGGTGACATGGGAAAAAGATTTTGTTTCTATAATGTCCAAAGTGGAAGATTCAGATAAGGAACCAAACTATTCAGACTTCATTGTTCCTATATTTGTTTGTAG TGTGAAGAAGACCATGACAGATGAAGAAAGTTTACTCCTGAAAACATTATTCAGGAATTGCAGAGATCTAACAG GAGTATATCCCATAGTTGTTCTTACTCACAAAAGTAGTAACCCTTCTTACAGTCATTTGGAcgtaatatttaaaggggctgGTGCGGAACAAATCCACGCTGTTGAGAATTATACCTTACAAGACACCATGAAGACACGAGGAAGATGCCACGATTTGCTGGCAGTTATTGGAAATGCGTTGGATGATGTAAAATTCCGCATGAACCAGCCAAGAAATCCAGTAGAAGAAAGGATAGACCGGAAGAAATTCCTGATGAAATTTGCATATGAATTCACAGTGGCACAAAAACTGAGAGAAGTCGCATTGGCATATGAATTAAAAACTGCACAAAAACTGAAAGAAGCCGCACAGGAATATGAAAGAAAAATTGTAGAAAGGGAGAGAGAtgctacaaaaaaagaaaaccaaagACTGAGAGCGGCAGCAAGCAAAATGTGGTTTGGAAGATTTCCAGACTAA